From the genome of Tsukamurella pulmonis:
GACCACCAAGAAGCTCTTCAACCTCAGCACTCTGGGTGCGCAACTCGCACCCAGCGTCTCGGAGCAGACCAAGCAGAAGGTCACCGTCGATTGCGGCACCGGCCTGAAGGCGGAAGCGCCCGGCGGGTCGTTCACCTGCCCGGTGAAGGCCGAAGGCGGGGCGACCGGGACGCTGACCCTCAAGGTCGGCCCGATGACCGGCGAGGACAGCTGGGAGATCAGCTGACCGCCGGTTGATCCGGTCGGCCGGCAGTGCGGAACGCCTGCTCGGTCACAGATGTCACGCTTCACGTGTGCAACACAGACCTCGGTGGTGTAGTTTTCCACCAGCAGTCACATTTGTCACGGAGGTCAAGATGCGTGTCTCTGGTTTCATCCGCTCGGTTCTGTCGGCGACGGTGGCGGTCGCCGCGATCGCGACCGCGACCTCCGGTACCGCGGGGGCGGCACCGTCGGCCTCGACGTCGACGTCGTCGCTGACCGACCAGGCGATCGAGCGCCAGGCCGCGGGCGACACCGCCGGCGCGCAGGCCGCCGTCAACCAGATGCCGATCGACCAGGCGCAGAAGGTGGTGGCGCTGATGACGAACGTCAACAAGGCGCTCACCTTCCCGCTCACCGATCAGGTTCCCGGCGGCGTCGCCCCCGGCACCGTGATCGTGATCCTGGGCTACGGCCTCGAGGACAACGGCGCCCTGCGGCCGATCCTCGTCGAGCGGTTGATGAAGGGGCTCGCGGTCGCGCAGGCGTACCCGTCCTTCCCGATCGTGGTGACCGGCGGCGCGCCGAAGGCGGGCAAGACCGAGGCCGCGGCGATGAAGGAGTGGCTGCTCGGGCAGGGCGTCTCCGGCACGCGCATCTACACCGAGGAGAAGGCGGGGTCCACCCAGGGCAACGCGATCAACACCGCGGTGCTCATGCAGCAGAACGGCTTCGGCAACGGCGCCGTGCTCGTCACCTCCGCCGATCACACCCGCCGCTCGGTCGCCGACTTCCTCGTCGCAGGTATCACCCTGCAGGCCGTCGTGGCCTCGGACGCCAAGATCCAGTCGGGGCCGATGTCGGCGAGCGGTGTCGCGGCGGTCTACCGGGACGCCCGCGGCGTGGCGAAGATCTGAGACGGTTCCGCACGGAAATCCGGCAGGTGTCGGACCGCTGTGCGAACGTATCCCGCATGACCGCGTACCACGCCCAGCCCGGCGCACCCGTGTGGATCGACCTGATGACCTCCGACGTGGAGGCGGCGGTGCAGTTCTACGGCGCCGTGTTCGGATGGGAGGCCGACCCGGCCGGTCCCGATTTCGGCGGCTACCGCAACTTCCGCGTGAACGGCAACCTCGTCGCCGGCCTGATGGCGCCGGAGGACGGCGGTGAGGGCCCCGGCGACGTCTGGTCGACCTATCTGCGCACCGACGATGCGGAGGCCACTCTCGCCGCCGCGGTGGACGCGGGTGCCTCGATCATCGTTCCCGCCTCGGACGTGGGCGACCTGGGCCGGTTCGGCTTCTTCGTCGACCCGGTCGGCGCGGCGATCGGCGTCTGGCAGCCGGGAACGCATCCCGGCTTCGTCGAGCGCGGCGTGCCGGGCACGCCGTACTGGTTCGACTGCATGAGCCGCAGCTACGACTCCTCGGGCGCCTTCTACCGCACCGTCTTCGATTGGACGCTGCACGAGATCGGCAGCGGCGGCAAGGAGGGCTCCTTCGGGCCGGACCGTTACAGCCAGGTTCTCGTCGGCCCGGAGGGTGCGCAGGACGGGGTCGCGGGGATCATGGACGCCGCGCCGTTGTTCGAGTCCGGTGTGTTCGGTGAGGCGACGCCCTCGTTCTGGCAGGTCTACCTCACGGTCGAGGACACCGCGGCCGCGGAGCGGCGCATCGTCGACGCGGGCGGCGAGATCCTGCGGGCCGCCGAGGTCACCCCGTGGGCCACGATGGGGTCCGCGAAGGATCCCGGCGGCGCCGTCTTCCTCTACGCGACGCCGCCCGAGGGACGCTAGGCCCGGTCCATCCACTGAGCACAGGCGACCGATGGTCGGTCACGGTCGGCGCACGCTCTCCTCGACGAGATCGAGGACGGCCTCCAGCCCCGCCGTCGGGCGGCCGGAGGCGAGATGCGTGACCAGGCCGTCCAGGACGAGGTCCAGGTAGGCCAGGATCACGTCGGTCGGCAGGTCGTCGCGCAGGCGACCGCGCTCCTTCTGCCGCTCGAGGCGGCGCAGGGTCGCCTCGGTGAGCTCGGCGCTCCGTTCGGTCCACTCGGCGCGGAAATCGCCGTCGTTCTTCAGGCGCCGGGCGATCTCCAGGCGCGTGCCCAGCCAGTCGAAACGCTCGGGGTGGCTGAGCATGTCGCGCATGACCTGCACCAGCCCCTCCTCGGCGGCGATGTCGGCCATCCGCTCCGCGTCCTCCCGCGCCAGCGCGAGGAACAGGGCGTCCTTGTCGCGGAAGTGGTGGAAGATCGCGCCACGGGAGAGATCGGTGGCGGCCTCGAGCCGGCGGACGGTGGCACCGTCGTAGCCGTACTCGGCGAAGCAGGTCCGCGCACCGTCGAGGATCTGACGGCGCCGCGCGGCGAGGTGATCGTCGCTGACCTTGGGCATGTCGATGCTCCTGATCGAACGGGGAACGGTTCAGTCGTGTCGGCTACGCGAACGGCGGGCCCGGCCGCTGGGGCCGGACCCGCCGTCACTGGTCGAGACCGTCGCTACTAGCTCTTGACCATGTTCCGCAGGACGTACTGCAGGATGCCGCCGTTGCGGTAGTAGTCGGCCTCACCGGGGGTGTCGATGCGGACGTCCGCGTCGAACTCCACCTTCGTGCCGTCCGTCTTCGTGGCGGTCACGTGCACCGTCTTCGGCGTCACGCCGTTGTTGAGCTCCGTGATGCCCGCGATGTCGAAGGTCTCGGTGCCGTCGAGCCCGAGGGACTTCCACGACTCGCCCTTCGGGAACTGCAGCGGGACGACGCCCATGCCGATCAGGTTCGAGCGGTGGATGCGCTCGAACGACTCGACGATGACGGCCTTGACACCGAGGAGGCTGGTTCCCTTGGCCGCCCAGTCGCGCGAGCTGCCGGAGCCGTACTCCTTGCCGCCCAGGACGACCAGCGGCGTGCCGGCCTTCTGGTAGTTCATGCACGCGTCGTAGATGAACGACTGCGGGCCGCCCTCCTGCGTGAAGTCGCGGGTGTAACCGCCCTGCGTGCCCTCGAGACCGATGGTGTCGAGAACGCGGTTCTGCAGGCGGATGTTGGCGAACGTGCCGCGGATCATCACCTCGTGGTTGCCACGACGGCTACCCAGCGAGTTGTAGTCCTTGCGCGCCACACCGTGCGAGTCCAGGTACTGGGCCGCGGGGGTGCCGGGCTTGATCGGGCCGGCGGGGCTGATGTGGTCGGTGGTGACCGAATCGCCGAGCAGCGCCATGACGCGGGCACCGGAGATGTCGGAGACGGGCTCCGGCTCCATCGTCATGCCGTCGAAGTACGGCGCCTTGCGGACGTACGTCGAGTCCTCGTCCCAGGCGAAGGTGTCGCCCTCGGGGGTGGCGAGGTTCTGCCAACGGTGATCGCCGGCGAAGATGGTCGAGTAGGACTTGCGGAACATGTCCTGGTTGATGGCGCTCTTGATCGTGTCGTCGATCTCCTGCGCCGACGGCCAGATGTCCTTGAGGAAGACGTCGTTGCCGTCGTGATCCTTGCCCAGCGCGTCGGTCTCGAAGTCGAAGTCCATCGTGCCCGCGAGGCCGTAGGCGATGACCAGCGGCGGGGACGCCAGGTAGTTCATCTTCACGTCGGGCGAGATGCGGCCCTCGAAGTTGCGGTTGCCCGAGAGCACCGCGACGACGGTCAGGTCCTCGTCGTTGACGGCCTTGCTGATCTCGTCGGGCAGCGGGCCGGTGTTGCCGATGCACGTGGTGCAGCCGTAGCCGCCCAGGTAGTAGCCGAGCTTCTCGAGGTACGGCCACAGGCCGGCCTTCTCGTAGTAGTCGTTGACGACCTGCGAGCCGGGGGCCATGTTGGTCTTGACCCAGGGCTTGGTGGTCAGGCCCTTCTCGACGGCGTTGCGGGCGAGCAGGGCCGCGCCCAGCATGACCGACGGGTTCGAGGTGTTGGTGCAGGACGTGATGCCCGCGACCGCGACCGCGCCGTGGTCGAGCACGAAGGTGCCGCGCTCACCGGTCACGGTGACCGGCTTAGACGGACGGCCCTCGGCACCGGTGGCGGCCGACTGGACGTTGACGGCACCGTCGTCCGCGAAGGACAGGGCGGCGGGGTCGGACGCCGGGAAGGACTCCTCGACGGCCTCGTCGAGCTGCGTGTGCTCGGCCGGGTGGTTGGTCTCCACGTAGTTGTGGATGTCCTTGCGGAAGGCGACCTTCGACTCCGACAGGAGGATGCGGTCCTGCGGGCGCTTCGGGCCGGCGATCGACGGCACGACGGTGCCGAGGTCCAGCTCGAGGTACTCGGAGTAGGCGGGCTCGTGGTCGGCGTCGTGCCACATGCCCTGCTCCTTGGCGTACGCCTCGACGAGCGCGAGCTGCTCGTCGGTGCGGCCGGTCAGGCGCAGGTAGTTGATGGTCTCCTCGTCGATCGGGAAGATCGCGGCGGTGGAGCCGAACTCGGGGCTCATGTTGCCCAGGGTGGCGCGGTTGGCCAGCGGCACCTCGGCGACGCCCTTGCCGTAGAACTCGACGAACTTGCCGACGACGCCGTGCTGACGCAGCATGTCGGTCACGGTGAGCACCACGTCGGTGGCGGTGACGCCCGGCTGGATCTCACCGGTGAGCTTGAAGCCGACGACGCGGGGGATGAGCATGGAGACCGGCTGGCCCAGCATGGCCGCCTCGGCTTCGATGCCGCCGACGCCCCAGCCCAGGACGCCCAGGCCGTTCTCCATCGTGGTGTGCGAGTCGGTGCCGACGCAGGTGTCCGGGTAGGCCTGGCCGTTGCGGGTCATGACGACCGGCGCGAGGTACTCGATGTTGACCTGGTGGACGATGCCCATGCCCGGGGGGACGACCTTGAAGTCGTCGAACGCGCCCTGGCCCCAGCGCAGGAACTGGTAGCGCTCGCCGTTGCGCTGGTACTCGAGGTCGACGTTGCGCTCGAGGGCGTCGGCGGTGCCGAAGACGTCCAGGATCACCGAGTGGTCGATGACCATGTCGGCGGGGGAGAGCGGGTTGACCTTGTTGGGGTCGCCGCCCAGGGCCGTGACGGCCTCGCGCATGGTGGCGAGGTCCACGATGCACGGGACGCCCGTGAAGTCCTGCATGATCACGCGCGCCGGCGTGAACTGGATCTCGACGCTCGGCTCGGCCGAGGGATCCCAGTTCGCCAGGGCGTTGATGTGATCGGTAGTGATGTTCGCGCCGTCCTCGGTCCGCAGCAGGTTCTCTGCGAGGACCTTCAAGGCGTAGGGCAGCTTCTCGGTGCCGGGCACGGCGCTGAGGCGGAAGATCTCGTATGACTGATCGCCCACCTCGAGCGTGCCGCGCGACGAGAAGGAATCGATGCTCTTGCTCACGTCAGCTCCACTCAACGTTTGTGGTGTGCACCGACGGGCTGTGTCGGTGCCTGAAGTCGATAATACAGTACGCTTGTCCTGTGAGAGTCGTCGGGGCTGAAACTCGCGGGACGTAGCTCATTGTGCCTCGTTCCGGGCACCCTCGCGGGCGTGTCGTACTGTGAGGCCCATGGGTCCGCTGCCGATTCTCACCGAAGTGCCGACCGACGTCGATCTGTCCGCGCTGCAGGCGGATCTCGCCGTCGACGGCGTCGCCGTGCTCAACCCGGCGCACGCCGATTCCGCGCCGCAGCTGGTGCAGGTCGTCAAGGATGCACGCGCGCAGGGGATCGAGAACTTCCAGGTGGTCGTGCTCGCGCACGACTACAACCCCGACACCTCGCTGCGTGATCTCGGGACTCAGCTCGGCAAGCAGTCGGATGGACCGATGACGGTCCTCGTGATGTCGCCCAGCCAGGTGGCCGGTTACTCCACCCAGCTCTCGCGCTACCAGATCGAGAAGGGCCAGGACGGCCACACCGGCCGGCTCGCGCTGCACAACCCGCCGAAGGCCGCCGAGGACTTCGCCGACGTCGCGAACGACGCCACCTTCCCGTGGACGGGGTTCACCGTGGTGTTGGTGCTGCTGGTCGCCGCACTGGCCGGCGTCGCTCGCGTCGTGACCCGGCGGCGCAGCCGTGAGGTCGACGCGGAGCGCCGGACGGCCTCCTCTGCGGGCGCGGGTTCGGCGACCGACGGCCCCATCCCGGCGTCCGCGACGCCCGGTTCGGCGTCGAGCGCGTCCGAAGAGAATGGCGCCTCCGCCGTTCGATCGAACGAATAACGCACATTCATTCGAAATTCCAGCTGTGTGATTCGATCACGCTGTCCGATTCGAATACCATTCTCAGTTTTGTCATACGCCCTGGTAGAGGCGGTCTTCAAGAAACTCACACCTGTGTAATTTGTGGTTGCTGTTTTCTCTTGTTGTGAAAGTGCCGTACGGTACGTCTGAAGCCAATGTTGTGCGTGTTGCCCACGCGTACTCATCGGGTCTGAACAAGTCTTGAGTTGAGGGAGACACCTTGAGGCGTACGGCATACCCCGCCACGAATCTCGCTGCGCGGTCGCTGCTCGCGGTCGTGGCCACCAGCTCGCTGGTGGCCGGATCCGTCGCTGCCGCGGGACCGGTCTTCGCCGAGCCCAACGGCACCGACGCGAACCCCGCCAATGTGGTCGCCGCACTGGTCGACCGCATCGCGCAGGCCGATCAGCGCATTGCGGACCTGCGCGGTGACGTCGCGTCCAAGCGGCAGTCCGTCAACCGCGCAGTGGTCGATCTGCAGTCCGCGCGCGACGCCGCGACCGCCGCCGCCGGAGCGATCAAGGTCTCCGAGACAGCGGTCGCCGAGTCCGACGCGAAGATCAAGACCGCGCAGGACAAGTTCGACACCGTCGTGCGCGCCGCGTACGCCCAGGGCAACAGTGCCGGCGCCCTGATCAACACCCTCGGCGGCAACGATCCCGGCGATGCCGTCGATCGGGCGTCCACCCTGCGCATCGTCGCCGACAAGCAGCGTGCCGCACTGGGCGACCTGCAGGCCGCGAAATCGCGCGCCGAGGCCTCCCGTACCGCGGCGCGGGCCGCCAAGGTCCAGGCCGATGCCGCGACCGCCGCCGCCGTCGACCGCAAGCGCTCCGCCGAGGACTCCATCACCACGACGGTCGCCGCGCTCTCCACCCAGGAGCAGGAGCAGACCAAGCTCAGCGCCCAGCGTGAACTGGCGCAGCGCGCACTCGACGAGGCCAAGCGCGCCGATGACCGCGCGGCACAGCAGAAGATCTACGCGCAGTACGTGGTCGACGAGCAGCAGACGCAGCAGATCGCGGCACCCGCCGCCCCGGCCGAGGCGCCGCAAGCGCAGGCGCCCGCCGGCCAGGCCCCCGCCGCTCAGGCCGCGGCTCCGCAGGCCGGCGCGGTCGACTCCGCGGACCCGCTCGCAGCGGCCCGGTCGTTCGCCCAGAACATCGTGGGCCAGGCGTCGTCGCTGTTCACCAACCCGTTCGGTGCGCTGACGGGCCAGCAGGCACCCGCGCCGCAGGCCGCGGCGCCCGCCGTGCAGGCGGCGACCAGTGCTGCCGGCATGAGCGGCGCCCAGATGATCGAGACCGTGATCCAGCGCGGCATGTCCGTCATCGGCGTGCAGTACGCCTGGGGCGGCGGCAACGCCTGGGGCGCCACCAAGGGCGTCCGTGACGGCGGCGTCGCCGACAGCTTCGGCGACTACAACCGCGTCGGCTTCGACTGCTCGGGCCTGATGGCCTACATGTACGCCGCGGTCGGCATCGCCCTGCCCAAGTACTCGGGCTACCAGTACACGACGGGCAACAAGGTGCCGATCAGCCAGCTCAAGCGCGGCGACATGGTCTTCCGCGGCCCGGGCGGCACCCAGCACGTGGCGATGTACCTCGGCAACAACCAGATCCTCGAGTCCCCGCAGTCCGGCGGCGCCGTGCGGATCGCCCCCTTCGACGCCTCGACGTTCCTGTCGCAGGGCGTGCGTGTGATCAACAGCTGACCGCCGGGGATTCAGTACGCTCGTGGGAACGGGCCGTCGCGGCCCGCGCTCGGACGGGCCCGCACGGGCCGGGGGAACGACGACGAAGGGGAATGCGTGACGCACTCACAGGGACCGGAGATCGCCTCGAGCGATGAGGTCAAGCTGCTCGAGCGGGCGGTCTACGAGGTCAAGCGCGTGATCGTGGGCCAGGACCAGCTCGTCGAGCGGATCCTGGTGGGCATGCTCGCCAAGGGGCACGTGCTGCTCGAGGGCGTTCCCGGCGTCGCCAAGACCCTGGCCGTCGAGACCTTCGCCACCGTGGTCGGCGGCTCCTTCTCCCGCATCCAGTTCACGCCCGACCTGGTGCCCTCCGACCTCATCGGTACCCGCATCTACCGGCAGGGCAAGGAGCAGTTCGATACGGAGATCGGCCCGGTCTCCGCCAACTTCCTGCTCGCCGACGAGATCAACCGCGCCCCCGCGAAGGTCCAGTCCGCGCTGCTCGAGGTCATGGCCGAGCGCAAGGTCTCCATCGGCGGCCAGACCTACCCGATGCCCGATCCCTTCCTCGTGCTCGCGACGCAGAACCCCATCGAGAACGAGGGCGTGTACCCGCTCCCGGAGGCGCAGCGCGACCGTTTCCTGTTCAAGGTGGTCGTCGGCTACCCGTCGATCGAGGAGGAGCGGGAGATCGTCTACCGCATGGGCACCACTCCGCCCGTGCCCTCGCAGGTGCTCGACCCCGCCTCGGTGCAGCGCCTGCAGCGCGCCGCGAGCGAGGTCTTCGTGCACCACGCGCTCGTCGACTACGTGGTGCGCGTCATCGCCGCGACCCGGACCCCGCGGGAGTTCGGGCTCGACGACGTGGCGTCCTGGATCACCTACGGCGCCTCGCCCCGCGCGACGCTGGGCATCGTCGCCGCCGCCCGCGCCCTCGCGCTGCTCCGCGGCCGCGACTACGTCGTCCCGCAGGACGTCGTCGAGATCATCCCGGACGTGCTGCGCCACCGCCTCGTGATGAGCTACGACGCCCTGGCGGACGAGGTCACGGCCGACCAGGCGATCAATCGGGTGCTGCAGACCGTCGCACTGCCGCAGGTCGTCGGGCAGCCCGTGCCGCAGCAGCCGCCGCACGCCCCGCAGCAGTTCGCGCCCGCGCAGCAGCCGCAGGGCTGACGATGCCGGCTACACCCCCCGACCGGCCGACGGGTGCCGCCGCGCCGCACACGCCGCTGCCGAGCTTCGCCGGCGGCATGGTCGACGAGGCGCGGATGCAGGCCTCGCTGAAGATGCTCGAACTGCTGGTCCGCCGGCGGCTCGACGGCGTGCTCAAGGGCGATCACCAAGGGCTCCTGCCCGGTCCCGGCTCGGAGCCGGGGGAGTCGCGCCCGTACACGCCCGGTGACGACGTGCGCCTGATGGACTGGTCGGTCACGGCCCGCACCACGCACCCGCACGTGCGGCAGATGATCGCCGACCGCGAGCTGCAGACCTGGATCGTGGTCGACCTGTCCGCGTCGATGGACTTCGGCTCGACCGGCGGCACGAAGCGCGACCTCGCGGTGGCCGCGTCCGCCGCCGTGGTGCACCTGGTCAGCGGCGCTGCCAACCGCGTCGGCTGCCTGGTCACCAACGGTGCGCAGTTGATCCGCGTGCAGCCCAAGTCCGGCCGGGCGCAGCGGCAGAAGGTGCTGCGCGCGATCGCCTCCGCGCCCCGCGCCGTCGAGGGGACGCGCGGTGACCTGCGCATCGCCCTGGACGCGCTGCGCCGCCCCGAGCAGCCGCGCGGACTCGTCGTGGTGATCAGCGACTTCCTCGGCGACGTGGACTACGTCCGCGAGCTGCGCGGCCTCGCGGCGCGCCACGAGGTGCTCGCCGTCGAGGTGCTCGACCCGCGCGACGTCGAGCTCCCCGACGTGGGTGAGATCGCGCTGCGCGACGCCGAGTCCGGCGCCGTCCGCGAACTGACCGTGACCCCCGAGCTGCAGGAGCGGTTCGCCGCCGCGGCGCAGGAGCACCGCACGCGAGTGGCCCGCACGCTGCGCGGCGTCGGTGCGCCGATCCTCGCCCTGCGGACCGACCGCGACTGGCTCGCCGACATCGTGCGGTTCGTCGCCGCGCGTCGACGTGGATTGGCTGGTGCTTCCTGACATGGGCGGACTGACCTCGCTCGCCACCCCGATCTGGCTGCTCGGCATCCCGGTCGTGCTCGCCATCGTGGCCGGGTACGTCTACAACGAGCGGCGGCGGCAGAAGCGCGCGCTCAAGTTCGCGAACATGTCGGTGCTCGACTCCGTGGCGCCGCCCGGGCGCAACCGCTGGCGGCACCTGCCCATCGCGCTGCTGAGCATCGGCCTCATCCTGCTCATGGTCGCCCTGTCCGGGCCGCAGGCCATGCGGAAGGTACCGCGCAGCCGTGCCACCGTGGTGCTGGTCGTCGACGTCTCGCGGTCGATGGAGTCCACCGACGTCAGCCCGAACCGGCTCGACGCGGCCAAGGAGGCGGCGAAGAAGTTCGTCACCGAGCTGCCCCAGGGGATGAACCTCGGCATCGTCTCCTACGCCGGCACGGCGCAACTGCTCGTCTCGCCCACACCGGACCGCTCGCTGGCCACCAACGCCATCGACCACCTCGAGACCGCCAACCGCACCGCCACCGGCGAGGGCATCTACTCGGCGATCCAGTCGATCAAGAACATCCGGGACGTGCTGGGCGGCAAGGACAACGCCCCGCCCGCGCGCATCATCCTCGAATCGGACGGCAAGCAGACGGTGCCCACCGACCTCGACGATCCCCGCGGCGGTTTCACGGCGGCCCGCAAGGCCAAGGAGGAGGGGATCCCCATCTCCACCATCTCCTTCGGCACGCCGAACGGTGTGGTGAACATCGACGGGCAGAGCATCCCCGTCCCCGTCGACGACGCCTCGCTGAAGAAGATCGCGGATCTCTCGGGCGGCCAGTTCTTCTCCGCATCGTCGCTGAGCGACCTCAACGAGGCCTACGGCACGCTGCGTGACGAGATCGGGTGGGAGATGCAGAAGGGCGACAACTCGCGGGTCTGGGTGCTCTGGGCCACGGGCCTGCTGGTGCTCGGGGCGGCCGGGGCCGTCGCGTTCAACCGTCGCCTGCCGTGATCGCGGCAGCCGCGGGCGGGCGCCGGTCCGCGACTCGCGCGAGCGGAGATTTCCCCGCTCGCGAGCGCGATTGATAAGTTGGCTTCCATGTCGACTTCTGAATTCACGCCCCGGTCCGTCCTCGTCACGGGCGGCAACCGCGGCATCGGCCTCGCGATCGCACAGCGTCTCGCCGCCGACGGTCACAAGGTCGCGGTCACCCACCGCGGTTCCGGCGCCCCCGAGGGCCTGTTCGGCGTGCAGTGCGACGTCACCGACAACGACTCGGTGGAGGCCGCGTTCAAGACCGTCGCCGAGCACCAGGGACCGGTCGAGGTCGTCGTCGCGAACGCCGGCATCACCGAGGACACCCTGCTCATGCGGATGAGCGTCGAGAGCTTCGAGAAGGTCATCAACTCGAACCTCACCGGTGCCTTCCGGGTGACCAAGGCCGCCACACGCGACATGCTCAAGAAGCGCTGGGGCCGGTTCATCTACCTGGGCTCGGTCGTCGGCCTCATGGGCACGCCCGGCCAGGCGAACTACGCCTCGTCCAAGGCCGGTGTGATCGGCCTCGCGCGCTCCGTCACCCGCGAGCTCGGCGCCCGCAACGTCACCGCCAACGTGATCGCGCCCGGCCTCATCGACACCGACATGACCCGCGAGCTGCCCGCCGAGTACGTCGAGGGTGCCGTCAAGCAGGCCATCCCCGCCAAGCGGATGGGCCAGCCCGAGGAGGTCGCGGCCGTGGTCTCGTTCCTCGCCTCGGACGACTCCGCCTACGTCTCCGGCAACGTCATCAACGTCGACGGTGGCCTGGGCATGGGCCACTAGGCCCGTCCCGCACGCCGGCGGCGCACCGTCGAACCAGCCCTGCAGCACCGAAGAAACCTGAAGGAGGCACGTCCGTGACCGGACTGCTCGAAGGCAAGACCATCCTCATCACCGGCATCATCACCGATGCCTCCATCGCCTTCTCGGCCGCCAAGGTGGCCCAGGAGCAGGGCGCCAAGGTGATCATCACCGGCATCCCGGAGCGACTGCGCCTGATCGACCGCATCGCCAAGCGCCTCCCGCAGGAGGTGCCGCCCGCGATCCCGCTCGACATCACCGACGAGGAGTACCTGGGCGCGCTGGCCGACAAGGTCCGCGAGCTCGCGCCCGAGGGCATCGACGGCGTGCTGCACTCCATCGCCTTCGCGCCCCGCACCCTCATGGGCCCGGACGCGCTGCCCTTCCTCGAGGGCCCCGGTCCCGACGTGGCGAAGTCCTTCGAGATCTCCGCGTGGAGCTACGCCTCGCTGGCCCGCGCCGTGCTGCCCGTCATGAACGAGGGCGGCTCCATCGTGGGCATGGACTTCGATCCCCGCACCGCGCTGCCCGACTACAACTGGATGGGCGTGCAGAAGGCCGCCCTCGAGTCGGTCAACCGGTACGTCGCCCGCGAGGTCGGCTACGCCAAGAAGATCCGCTCGAACCTGGTGGCCGCCGGCCCCATCAAGACGCTGGCCGCCAAGGCGATCTCGGGCACCGCGACCGACGACGCCAAGAAGCTCAACATGCTCAACACCTACTGGGACGGCGCCTCGCCCATCGGCTGGAACGTCGACGACCCGGAGGTCGTGGGCAAGAGCGTGTGCGCCCTGCTCTCGGACTGGCTGCCCGGCACCACCGGTTCCATCGTCTACGTCGACGGCGGCGCCAGCCACAACACCTGGTTCCCCGAGGACTTCATCAACCAGCAGTAGCAGACGTGTCCACCGCGTACGACGCGCTGCTGGTCCTCTCCTTCGGAGGACCCGAACACCCCGACCACGTGCGACCGTTCCTCGAGAACGTCGTGCGTGGTCGCGGCGTGCCACCCGAACGACTGGACGCCGTCGAACAGCACTACCTGCGGTTCGGCGGCGTCTCGCCGATCAACGCCCAGAACAGGGCGCTCATCGAGGCGATCACCCGGGAGTTCGGCCGACGGGGCCGCGAGCTGCCGATCTACTTCGGCAACCGGAACTGGCACCCGATGGTCGAGGACACCGTCCAGCGGATGAAGGACGACGGCGTGCGCAACGCGCTCGTCTTCGCCACCTCGGCGTGGGGCGGGTTCTCCGGCTGCCGGCAGTACGACGAGGACATCACACGTGCCCTCGCCGCCGTCGGCGACGGCGCCCCGCGGCTGACGAAGCTGCCGCACTTCTACGATCACCCGCTCTTCCTGGACTGCTTCGCCGACGCCGCAGCGGAGGCGCTGTCGGCACTGCCGTCCGGCGCGCGTCTCGTGTTCACCGCG
Proteins encoded in this window:
- a CDS encoding YdcF family protein; protein product: MRVSGFIRSVLSATVAVAAIATATSGTAGAAPSASTSTSSLTDQAIERQAAGDTAGAQAAVNQMPIDQAQKVVALMTNVNKALTFPLTDQVPGGVAPGTVIVILGYGLEDNGALRPILVERLMKGLAVAQAYPSFPIVVTGGAPKAGKTEAAAMKEWLLGQGVSGTRIYTEEKAGSTQGNAINTAVLMQQNGFGNGAVLVTSADHTRRSVADFLVAGITLQAVVASDAKIQSGPMSASGVAAVYRDARGVAKI
- a CDS encoding VOC family protein, with translation MTAYHAQPGAPVWIDLMTSDVEAAVQFYGAVFGWEADPAGPDFGGYRNFRVNGNLVAGLMAPEDGGEGPGDVWSTYLRTDDAEATLAAAVDAGASIIVPASDVGDLGRFGFFVDPVGAAIGVWQPGTHPGFVERGVPGTPYWFDCMSRSYDSSGAFYRTVFDWTLHEIGSGGKEGSFGPDRYSQVLVGPEGAQDGVAGIMDAAPLFESGVFGEATPSFWQVYLTVEDTAAAERRIVDAGGEILRAAEVTPWATMGSAKDPGGAVFLYATPPEGR
- a CDS encoding TetR/AcrR family transcriptional regulator, translated to MPKVSDDHLAARRRQILDGARTCFAEYGYDGATVRRLEAATDLSRGAIFHHFRDKDALFLALAREDAERMADIAAEEGLVQVMRDMLSHPERFDWLGTRLEIARRLKNDGDFRAEWTERSAELTEATLRRLERQKERGRLRDDLPTDVILAYLDLVLDGLVTHLASGRPTAGLEAVLDLVEESVRRP
- the acnA gene encoding aconitate hydratase AcnA; its protein translation is MSKSIDSFSSRGTLEVGDQSYEIFRLSAVPGTEKLPYALKVLAENLLRTEDGANITTDHINALANWDPSAEPSVEIQFTPARVIMQDFTGVPCIVDLATMREAVTALGGDPNKVNPLSPADMVIDHSVILDVFGTADALERNVDLEYQRNGERYQFLRWGQGAFDDFKVVPPGMGIVHQVNIEYLAPVVMTRNGQAYPDTCVGTDSHTTMENGLGVLGWGVGGIEAEAAMLGQPVSMLIPRVVGFKLTGEIQPGVTATDVVLTVTDMLRQHGVVGKFVEFYGKGVAEVPLANRATLGNMSPEFGSTAAIFPIDEETINYLRLTGRTDEQLALVEAYAKEQGMWHDADHEPAYSEYLELDLGTVVPSIAGPKRPQDRILLSESKVAFRKDIHNYVETNHPAEHTQLDEAVEESFPASDPAALSFADDGAVNVQSAATGAEGRPSKPVTVTGERGTFVLDHGAVAVAGITSCTNTSNPSVMLGAALLARNAVEKGLTTKPWVKTNMAPGSQVVNDYYEKAGLWPYLEKLGYYLGGYGCTTCIGNTGPLPDEISKAVNDEDLTVVAVLSGNRNFEGRISPDVKMNYLASPPLVIAYGLAGTMDFDFETDALGKDHDGNDVFLKDIWPSAQEIDDTIKSAINQDMFRKSYSTIFAGDHRWQNLATPEGDTFAWDEDSTYVRKAPYFDGMTMEPEPVSDISGARVMALLGDSVTTDHISPAGPIKPGTPAAQYLDSHGVARKDYNSLGSRRGNHEVMIRGTFANIRLQNRVLDTIGLEGTQGGYTRDFTQEGGPQSFIYDACMNYQKAGTPLVVLGGKEYGSGSSRDWAAKGTSLLGVKAVIVESFERIHRSNLIGMGVVPLQFPKGESWKSLGLDGTETFDIAGITELNNGVTPKTVHVTATKTDGTKVEFDADVRIDTPGEADYYRNGGILQYVLRNMVKS
- a CDS encoding DUF6676 family protein; this encodes MGPLPILTEVPTDVDLSALQADLAVDGVAVLNPAHADSAPQLVQVVKDARAQGIENFQVVVLAHDYNPDTSLRDLGTQLGKQSDGPMTVLVMSPSQVAGYSTQLSRYQIEKGQDGHTGRLALHNPPKAAEDFADVANDATFPWTGFTVVLVLLVAALAGVARVVTRRRSREVDAERRTASSAGAGSATDGPIPASATPGSASSASEENGASAVRSNE
- a CDS encoding NlpC/P60 family protein is translated as MRRTAYPATNLAARSLLAVVATSSLVAGSVAAAGPVFAEPNGTDANPANVVAALVDRIAQADQRIADLRGDVASKRQSVNRAVVDLQSARDAATAAAGAIKVSETAVAESDAKIKTAQDKFDTVVRAAYAQGNSAGALINTLGGNDPGDAVDRASTLRIVADKQRAALGDLQAAKSRAEASRTAARAAKVQADAATAAAVDRKRSAEDSITTTVAALSTQEQEQTKLSAQRELAQRALDEAKRADDRAAQQKIYAQYVVDEQQTQQIAAPAAPAEAPQAQAPAGQAPAAQAAAPQAGAVDSADPLAAARSFAQNIVGQASSLFTNPFGALTGQQAPAPQAAAPAVQAATSAAGMSGAQMIETVIQRGMSVIGVQYAWGGGNAWGATKGVRDGGVADSFGDYNRVGFDCSGLMAYMYAAVGIALPKYSGYQYTTGNKVPISQLKRGDMVFRGPGGTQHVAMYLGNNQILESPQSGGAVRIAPFDASTFLSQGVRVINS